The Dehalococcoidia bacterium genome includes the window TGAAAACCAAGGAACAAGAGCTACTGCAGAGCCTTTTCTTTACCCCAGCCAGAGGAATACCCTCTGGTGGAGCCTGTTCCAAAAGGAACCCTCTCTCGCAATAAAAGTGCAATGCATGCACCAGCGTGGTGAGAGCCTACTCCGAAGCTGAGGGTTCTTATCTTTGGATAGCCCCAGGATCAGGGGGCAAAAGCAAGATGCATGTCTCCCTGGCGCTCTGCGGGCCAAAAGCCAAAAAGGTCGGGACGGCGATCACCAGAGAGCTCACTAAGCCTTAACCGCCGCCATGCCCGATAGGAGCATAAGCGAGCGTACAACGGGTGGCCATGAGAAATCCGAGAGAGGATACTGTCCCAGCAAGCTGATTATGCTGTTGTTAAACTGCCCAGACCCTCAAAATCGAGAGTCTAACCAACGAGAACGCCATCTCAAAGTCAAGCATGAGGTTTGAAAGACCGAGCCAATCTCAATCACGTGAATCCTGATCGCCATCCTTAAACAACCTCAAATCGTCCCGCTTCCGTACTTCCATGTACGGGACCAATGCTTGTTGAAGACTCTGTGACTCTCTTTGCTAAGCTCAATCTGGGCGATAATGGCGCCGACTCCATGAACGCCCCGAGGATCAAGCATATATTCCTTAAACTTCCTGAATCTTCCCTGCTGATACGTATCAATCTGCTCCTGTGAATAGTCGACGGTGTACCAGACCGGGATGCCGAGCTCATCCGCCGCTTCCTTGGCCTCTTCAACGTCGTCCACCACAAAGACCACCCCAATGAGCCCCTCGCCACGGGTCTCGACGATTTGCTTGATCTTGCTGTCGCGATCGGGAAGAGGACTAACCAGCTCAATCCCGGCATCCCAACTCATGGCCATGCTCACGCCGAGAGAAGCCGCTTCCTCGTCGTTGGTGCTGTGAAAGGTTGCGCCAAGAAGTTTGGAGAACAGTTGCTTCCCTCTCTCGAGATCCTTCACGGCGATTACGACTCGATTCACTCCAAGTGGTTGCACAAGACCCTCCTTCCTTTCAGGACTGGTGCCCATTCCTTACATCTTACCCCACCAAAAGCGCCTATCTCATGTGCCGCAAAATAGGACATTCCCACTTATTGACAACACATGAATTTCCTCGCTATTACATCGCAAATATTGCGGCCGGGAAACTAAGAGCTCTGCCTCCTGCCAAAGCCGCTGGCCGTGGTGCTTACCGGACGCCCTTTCCGAATTTTTTCATGCATGCCCTCGTACATACGAGTCAGCCCATCTCGCAACGGAACCCTGCAATAACCGGCAATTTTCTGGCGAAGGGTCGCATCAACATACACAGTAGGATAGGTATAAACATCCCCATCTGGGTAAACGAACTTGGGATTTATGCTGGCCAACTTGCCAAAGTGTTCAAAAATATCCTCCAATGCCATGACCTCGTCACCAGCCAGGTTTACGGTCAATGCCGGCACCGTTGCGGCATTCAACAGGGGCTCGAGAAACTCGACCACATCGTCATTACTAATAGGCTGAATAATATTTGTATGTGTTTCTTTCTTGGGCAGTGGAACAGGATGCCCATCGAGCATGACCTTCAAAAGAACGCCCAGAAGACCGCCTTTGCCGAAGGTGCCGTACTGAACCCCCAGTCGGCAGATGACTGTCGGTAAATTCAGGTATCTTGCCGTGGCGCGTACCGCACCTTCACCCGCCAACTTTGTCCCATCATAATGCCCCATGACCGCCGCCCCCGTGAGATCGTCCTCTCGATATCTGTGGTTGGGGTCAGGATTCGCCGCGTAAACGCCAGTTGCTGATATGTGCATGAACGCCCGCGCCTTTTGGCAATGTGCCATCAGCAGGCCTGGGCCTTCCGCATTAGCGTACATGCCGCTCTCAAATGACTTGGGATTGGTATCCGCGGCCGCATGAATCACGTAGTCAAAATCATCAGGCAATCCATCGTAATTTCCGCTTGCATAATCTCCGACCACTGTG containing:
- a CDS encoding VOC family protein, which encodes MQPLGVNRVVIAVKDLERGKQLFSKLLGATFHSTNDEEAASLGVSMAMSWDAGIELVSPLPDRDSKIKQIVETRGEGLIGVVFVVDDVEEAKEAADELGIPVWYTVDYSQEQIDTYQQGRFRKFKEYMLDPRGVHGVGAIIAQIELSKESHRVFNKHWSRTWKYGSGTI
- a CDS encoding NAD(P)-dependent oxidoreductase, producing the protein MLKERKVLVTGLTGQLAGTIAYELAPHNDVWGLARYTRSGQREYWDGRGVHTVVGDYASGNYDGLPDDFDYVIHAAADTNPKSFESGMYANAEGPGLLMAHCQKARAFMHISATGVYAANPDPNHRYREDDLTGAAVMGHYDGTKLAGEGAVRATARYLNLPTVICRLGVQYGTFGKGGLLGVLLKVMLDGHPVPLPKKETHTNIIQPISNDDVVEFLEPLLNAATVPALTVNLAGDEVMALEDIFEHFGKLASINPKFVYPDGDVYTYPTVYVDATLRQKIAGYCRVPLRDGLTRMYEGMHEKIRKGRPVSTTASGFGRRQSS